The Manihot esculenta cultivar AM560-2 chromosome 1, M.esculenta_v8, whole genome shotgun sequence genome has a window encoding:
- the LOC110630121 gene encoding eukaryotic translation initiation factor 3 subunit M translates to MTTVVPTSEEDPALAVVRFTSELAWADAGPEVAEQQVSRLCLEAQECMVMARWLDLSSLMLTSADLIFSNSKVSEKDLECIFTVICNLVSKSESPDDALEMAKLICGKVIQQPTDKPALRLKILFNLYNLLENTYSRFYVYMKALNLAVSGKVTEHVIPSFKKIDSFLKEWNLEVKDQRDLFLGISNVLRESKSSGKDAFKFLTKYLATFSGEDAYTMAEAKEEAVCTIIEFVRATHMFQCDLLDMPAVGQLEKDAKYALVYQLLKIFLTQRLDAYLEFQAANSALLKSYGLVHEDCIAKMRLMSLVDLASDGSGRIPYALIKDTLRINEDEVELWVVKAITAKLINCKMDQMTQFVLVSNCTERVFGQHQWLTLRVKLATWRGNIANTLNTIQANKVTEDGSQAMQGLMIR, encoded by the exons ATGACGACCGTCGTTCCTACCTCCGAAGAAGATCCGGCCCTCGCCGTCGTCCGCTTCACCTCTGAGCTTGCCTGGGCCGACGCGGGTCCTGAG GTTGCGGAGCAACAAGTTTCTAGGCTTTGTTTGGAAGCTCAAGAATGTATGGTGATGGCCAGATGGCTGGACTTGTCCTCTTTAATGCTTACTTCAGCTGACTTGATATTCTCCAACTCTAAAGTGTCAGAAAAAG ATCTAGAGTGTATCTTCACTGTTATCTGCAATCTTGTCTCCAAGTCTGAAAGTCCAGATGACGCACTTGAGATGGCAAAACTTATATGTGGAAAAGTTATTCAGCAACCAACTGACAAGCCTGCGTTGCGATTGAAGAT CTTGTTCAACCTGTACAATCTTCTGGAGAATACATACAGCCGGTTCTATGTTTACATGAAGGCTCTAAATTTAGCAGTGAGTGGAAAAGTTACTGAGCATGTCATCCCTTCTTTCAAAAAGATTGATAGCTTCTTGAAAGAGTGGAATCTTGAGGTGAAGGATCAGAGGGATCTTTTTCTTGGAATTTCTAATGTACTGAGAGAGAGTAAGAG CTCAGGAAAGGATGCTTTCAAATTCTTGACCAAGTATTTAGCAACCTTCTCTGGTGAGGACGCATATACAATGGCTGAAGCCAAGGAGGAAGCTGTGTGCACAATTATTGAATTTGTCAGGGCAACTCACATGTTTCAG TGTGACCTGCTTGATATGCCTGCTGTGGGGCAGTTGGAAAAGGACGCTAAATATGCATTGGTGTATCAGCTTTTGAAGATCTTTCTGACTCAGAGGCTAGATGCCTATTTAGAGTTTCAGGCTGCTAATTCTGCTTTGCTGAAAAGCTATG GTCTTGTTCATGAGGATTGTATAGCGAAGATGAGATTGATGTCATTGGTGGATCTTGCCTCGGATGGATCTGGTCGAATTCCATATGCTCTTATCAAGGATACTCTTCGA ATTAATGAGGATGAGGTGGAATTATGGGTAGTGAAGGCAATAACTGCCaagttaattaattgtaaaATGGACCAGATGACTCAATTTGTGCTTGTTAG TAACTGTACTGAGCGTGTATTTGGCCAGCATCAGTGGCTGACACTTAGAGTTAAACTGGCTACTTGGAGG GGTAATATTGCGAATACGCTAAACACCATCCAAGCTAACAAGGTAACTGAAGATGGATCACAGGCGATGCAAGGGTTGATGATTCGTTAG
- the LOC110630084 gene encoding receptor-like protein kinase FERONIA, whose amino-acid sequence MHFSFYCLIIAIQCCFFCFKIDSKAAIADPRRYSPKQASFSLSKSAPTLSISTLTVSAQFQLILILLFLSISLPFSVSTKFSMLILCKSYVDHFSIFFFLFIVVKFLSVSVSGDTFSPADNILVDCGASGNSTSLDGRQWTGDVGSKFISSFGSIDTSSASKALDLSTSGHPVPYRTVRVFRSELKYTFHVRSGQKFIRLYFNPTSVQELNHGSKACFNVTIGPFTLLSNFSLSSFADSFVKEFCMNVGENQVLDVTFRPDTSTAAYGSISGIEIVSMPTNLYYTGTGHALGQYLQNYTALEMIHRLNIGGSSIFPVNDSGMFRSWTEDSDFVLNLPSTQKFTSTTTRINFTAIPSYAAPRVLFQTARSTGKGMSLTWKLTVDSGFKYLVRLHFCELQQNIKRGDREFQIFIANRLTEPSADIIRWAGGTGIPVLRDYTVRMSNLNQLSVVLHPKGKSEPILNGLELFKINNTDGNLCGHNTKPLIAAVIPRPTDKPGKKSKNMKTKIILVAGGVTTVVIIVLLIVGFTICWHLKRARFREDNMKPLPEGICRLFTAEEIRNASNNFDRDLVIGDGGFGRVFKGNIDSENTPVAIKALKPTSTQGSREFWAEIEMLSKLRHPHLVSLVGYCNDERLMILVYDYMAQGTLRDHLYHTHNPPLSWKQRLEICIGAAHGIKYLHTGAEHSIIHRDIKSSNILLDEKWVPKVSDFGLSRLGPTSMSRSHVTTDVKGTFGYLDPEYYLTNHLSVKSDVYSFGVLLFEVLCARPAVDIRLEEEQHSLVQWARKHVKEGTLDQMIDPNLRGEIAPESLKVYSTIAVKCLRDQRNERPTMSKVLKKLEHALRLQECVDAAAEEGSMHSEQSSLRGSSSHSGLIVHSCPAIWQKSPREPCRFFSDRARVNNKRAKPASLRGLRGLVFAILGYRSLQRDKGHSPGSSTCEPDLTSEKMLIEITAPPPPADQ is encoded by the coding sequence atgcatttttctttttattgtctCATAATTGCCATTCAGTGCTGCTTTTTCTGTTTCAAGATTGATTCCAAGGCAGCCATAGCAGACCCCAGAAGATATAGTCCGAAGCAAGCTTCCTTCTCCCTTTCCAAGTCCGCACCCACTCTTTCCATCTCAACTCTTACAGTTTCTGCCCAGTTTCAACTAATTCTTATATTGCTGTTTCTCTCAATTTCCCTCCCCTTTTCAGTATCCACCAAATTCTCCATGTTGATATTATGCAAATCCTACGTTGATcacttctccatcttcttcttcctcttcataGTTGTCAAATTTCTCTCAGTTTCAGTCTCTGGGGACACCTTCTCTCCTGCTGATAACATTCTCGTCGACTGTGGTGCCTCTGGCAACTCAACAAGCCTAGATGGCCGTCAGTGGACCGGAGATGTTGGGTCAAAATTCATTTCTTCTTTTGGATCAATTGATACAAGCTCAGCCTCTAAAGCTCTTGATCTATCCACATCCGGTCACCCAGTCCCATACAGGACTGTCAGAGTTTTTCGTTCTGAATTGAAATACACTTTTCATGTTCGTTCAGGCCAGAAATTTATACGCTTGTACTTCAACCCCACTTCCGTCCAGGAGCTCAATCATGGGTCTAAGGCCTGTTTCAATGTCACAATTGGTCCCTTCACTCTTCTCAGTAACTTCAGCCTTTCCTCTTTTGCTGATTCCTTTGTTAAAGAATTCTGCATGAACGTAGGAGAGAATCAGGTTTTGGATGTAACTTTTAGACCTGATACTTCAACTGCTGCATATGGGAGTATCAGCGGAATAGAGATTGTGTCCATGCCTACTAATCTTTATTATACTGGAACAGGACATGCCCTCGGTCAGTATCTGCAGAACTACACAGCCCTTGAAATGATTCATCGATTAAATATAGGGGGAAGCTCTATATTTCCTGTAAATGATTCAGGCATGTTTCGGAGTTGGACTGAAGACAGTGATTTTGTGTTAAATCTGCCTTCCACACAAAAATTTACCAGTACAACAACTCGCATCAACTTCACAGCAATTCCTTCTTATGCTGCTCCAAGAGTGTTGTTCCAAACCGCCAGGTCCACGGGCAAAGGGATGAGTCTTACATGGAAATTAACTGTAGATTCAGGATTTAAGTATCTTGTCAGACTTCATTTCTGCGAGCTGCAACAGAATATAAAAAGGGGAGACAGGGAGTTTCAAATTTTCATTGCAAATAGATTGACCGAACCTTCTGCCGATATAATTAGATGGGCTGGGGGAACTGGAATTCCCGTGCTCAGGGACTATACCGTAAGGATGTCAAATCTCAACCAACTCTCTGTTGTTCTTCATCCTAAGGGCAAATCAGAACCAATCCTGAATGGATTGGAGTTGTTCAAGATCAACAACACAGATGGCAATCTTTGTGGACACAACACTAAACCTCTCATTGCTGCAGTTATACCTAGACCAACAGATAAGCCAGGCAAGAAATCCAAGAACATGAAGACAAAAATCATTCTAGTTGCTGGTGGAGTTACAACTGTAGTGATCATAGTATTACTGATTGTGGGCTTCACAATTTGCTGGCATTTGAAAAGAGCAAGATTCAGAGAGGATAATATGAAACCTCTGCCTGAAGGAATTTGCCGACTGTTTACAGCTGAAGAGATCAGAAATGCCTCCAACAACTTTGACAGAGATCTAGTAATCGGTGATGGTGGGTTTGGTAGAGTATTCAAAGGAAACATTGATAGTGAAAATACACCAGTAGCCATCAAGGCTCTGAAGCCAACTTCAACCCAAGGGTCTCGGGAGTTTTGGGCAGAGATTGAAATGCTTTCAAAGCTTCGTCACCCGCACTTAGTATCTCTGGTCGGATACTGCAATGATGAAAGGCTCATGATCCTCGTATACGACTACATGGCCCAAGGAACACTACGAGATCATCTTTATCATACTCATAATCCTCCGCTGTCCTGGAAGCAAAGGCTAGAGATTTGCATTGGTGCTGCTCATGGAATAAAATACCTTCATACAGGTGCAGAGCATAGTATCATTCATCGGGATATCAAGAGCTCAAATATTTTACTTGATGAGAAGTGGGTCCCCAAGGTATCTGATTTTGGACTGTCCAGATTGGGCCCTACGAGCATGTCTCGCAGCCATGTCACCACAGATGTGAAGGGTACATTTGGGTATTTAGATCCTGAGTACTATTTAACGAATCATCTGAGTGTAAAATCTGATGTGTACAGTTTTGGTGTATTGTTATTTGAAGTACTGTGTGCCAGACCAGCAGTGGATATAAGGCTAGAGGAGGAGCAACACAGCTTGGTTCAGTGGGCCAGGAAGCATGTTAAAGAAGGAACCCTTGATCAGATGATTGATCCCAATCTGAGGGGTGAAATTGCGCCAGAGAGTTTGAAGGTGTACTCAACAATTGCAGTCAAGTGCTTGCGAGACCAGAGAAATGAAAGGCCCACAATGTCAAAGGTGTTGAAGAAACTTGAACATGCACTGAGGCTGCAAGAATGTGTTGATGCTGCAGCGGAGGAGGGAAGTATGCATAGTGAGCAAAGTTCGCTTCGTGGGAGCAGCAGCCACAGCGGTCTTATAGTCCATTCTTGTCCAGCAATTTGGCAGAAATCTCCAAGAGAACCTTGCAGATTTTTCAGTGACAGGGCGAGAGTTAATAATAAGCGGGCCAAACCTGCTTCTTTACGAGGGCTCAGGGGTTTAGTTTTTGCAATTCTCGGATACAGGTCTTTGCAACGTGATAAAGGGCACTCTCCAGGTTCAAGTACGTGTGAGCCAGATTTGACATCAGAGAAAATGTTGATAGAGATTACGGcccctccaccacctgcagatcAATAA